Proteins encoded together in one Procambarus clarkii isolate CNS0578487 chromosome 71, FALCON_Pclarkii_2.0, whole genome shotgun sequence window:
- the LOC138356205 gene encoding aggrecan core protein-like gives MCRHPQVETSAWTQPHVETSTGGDIRVDTPTRGDIRVDTPTSGDIRVDTATRGDIRVDTATRGDIRVDTATRGDIHRWRHPRGHSHTWRHPQVETSAWTQLHVETSAWTQPHVETSAWTQPHVETSAWTQPHLETSAWTHPHVETSAWTHPHVETSTGGDICVDTATRGHSHPWTQPPVDTATRGHSHPWTQPPVDTATRGHIFTHHIICIKI, from the coding sequence ATGTGCAGACATCCACAAGTGGAGACATCCGCGTGGACACAGCCACACGTGGAGACATCCACAGGTGGAGACATCCGCGTGGACACACCCACACGTGGAGACATCCGCGTGGACACACCCACAAGTGGAGACATCCGCGTGGACACAGCCACACGTGGAGACATCCGCGTGGACACAGCCACACGTGGAGACATCCGCGTGGACACAGCCACACGTGGAGACATCCACAGGTGGAGACATCCGCGTGGACACAGCCACACGTGGAGACATCCACAGGTGGAGACATCCGCGTGGACACAGCTACACGTGGAGACATCCGCGTGGACACAGCCACACGTGGAGACATCCGCGTGGACACAGCCACACGTGGAGACATCCGCGTGGACACAGCCACACTTGGAGACATCCGCGTGGACACACCCACACGTGGAGACATCCGCGTGGACACACCCACACGTGGAGACATCCACAGGTGGAGACATCTGCGTGGACACAGCCACCCGTGGACACAGCCACCCGTGGACACAGCCACCCGTGGACACAGCCACCCGTGGACACAGCCACCCGTGGACACAGCCACCCGTGGACACAGCCACCCGTGGACACATCTTCACACACCATATAATATGTATCAAAATATGA